One Thunnus maccoyii chromosome 14, fThuMac1.1, whole genome shotgun sequence genomic window carries:
- the adka gene encoding adenosine kinase isoform X1 — protein MASDEPKAKKLKLSEEEKTESPTKKSPAKLSPNSLFGMGNPLLDICAVVDKDFLDKYTLKPNDQILAEDKHKALFEEIVKKFKVEYHAGGATQNSIKIAQWMIQEPHNVGTFFGCIGKDKFGEILKQKAKEAHIDAHYYEQDKEPTGTCAACITGDNRSLVANLAAANCYKKDKHLDLEENWKLVEKAKVYYIAGFFLTVSLESILKVAKHASENNKLFCLNLSAPFICQFFKDNLMQVMPYVDVLFGNETEAAAFAKEQNFDTKDIKEIAKKAQALPKENKKRQRIVVLTQGKSETAMATGDKVETFPVLKIDPKDIVDTNGAGDAFVGGFLSELVQEKPLDQCVKAAHYAANVIIRRAGCTFPEKPDFN, from the exons ATGGCTTCAGACGAACCAAAAGCAAAGAAACTCAAACtttcagaggaggagaagacggAGTCTCCGACCAAAAAGTCTCCAGCGAAACTAAG CCCTAATTCACTCTTTGGGATGGGAAACCCCTTACTGGACATCTGTGCTGTGGTGGACAAGGACTTCTTGGACAA GTATACCTTGAAGCCCAACGATCAGATCCTGgcagaagacaaacacaaagcGCT attTGAGGAGATAGTAAAGAAATTCAAAGTCGAGTACCACGCTGGAGGAGCCACACAGAACTCCATAAAGATTGCTCAG TGGATGATCCAAGAACCCCATAACGTGGGAACATTCTTTGGCTGCATTGGCAAAGACAAGTTTGGAGAGATCCTGAAGCAGAAGGCCAAGGAAGCCCACATCGATGCCCACTACTACGAGCAAGATAAAGAGCCCACAGGGACATGTGCCGCTTGTATCACCGGAGATAACAG GTCTCTGGTTGCTAACCTAGCTGCTGCTAACTGTTATAAGAAAGATAAACATCTAGACCTGGAAGAAAACTGGAAGCTGGTGGAAAAAGCTAAAGTCTACTATATTGCT GGATTCTTCTTGACTGTCTCTCTGGAGTCCATCCTGAAAGTGGCGAAGCACGCATCCGAAAATAACAAGCTGTTCTGCCTGAACCTCTCTGCACCCTTCATCTGCCAGTTCTTCAAGGACAACCTCATGCAGGTCATGCCCTACGTTGATGTGCTGTTCGGCAATGAGACG GAGGCAGCTGCGTTCGCTAAAGAGCAAAATTTCGAT ACGAAGGACATTAAGGAAATTGCCAAAAAGGCCCAGGCTTTgcccaaagaaaacaaaaagagacagaggattGTCGTGTTGACTCAAGGAAAGAGTGAAACGGCTATGGCCACAG GTGACAAAGTCGAGACTTTCCCTGTGCTGAAGATTGATCCCAAGGACATTGTGGACACAAACGGTGCAGGTGATGCCTTTGTAGGAG GTTTCCTGTCTGAGCTGGTCCAGGAGAAACCGCTGGATCAGTGCGTGAAGGCGGCTCACTACGCTGCCAACGTCATCATCAGACGAGCAGGTTGCACCTTCCCAGAGAAGCCCGACTTCAACTGA
- the ap3m1 gene encoding AP-3 complex subunit mu-1 produces MIHSLFLVNHSGDIFLEKHWKSVISRSVCDYFFEAREKAVEPENVPPVLQTPHHYLISIYRDKLFFLSVIQTEVPPLFVIEFLHRVADTFQDYFGECSEGVIKDNVVIVYELLEEMLDNGFPLATESNVLKEMIRPPTILRSVVNTLTGSSNVGDTLPTGQLSNIPWRRAGVKYTNNEAYFDVIEEIDAILDKSGTTVFAEIQGVIEACVRLTGMPDLTLSFMNPRLLDDVSFHPCVRFKRWESERVLSFIPPDGNFTLMSYHVSSQNVVAMPVYVKQNISFFETGSCGRLDITIGPKQTMGKTVEGLMVTIHMPKAVLSANLTATQGNYTYDLATKVLVWDIGKLNPQKLPNLRGSLSMQSGAPKPEDNPSLNIDLKIQQLAISGLKVSRLDMYGEKYKPFKGVKYLTKAGKFQVRT; encoded by the exons ATGATCCACAGTCTGTTCCTGGTTAATCACTCGGGAGACATCTTCCTGGAGAAACACTGGAAAAGTGTCATCAGCCGGAGTGTGTGTGATTACTTTTTCGAGGCGAGGGAGAAGGCCGTGGAGCCGGAGAATGTGCCCCCAGTCCTGCAGACCCCACACCACTACCTCATCAGCATATACAGGGACAAgctgttcttcctctctgtcatcCAGACCGAAGTCCCTCCACTGTTTGTCATTGAGTTCCTGCACAGAGTGGCAGACACTTTTCAG GACTACTTTGGAGAATGCTCAGAAGGCGTAATCAAAGACAACGTGGTGATCGTGTATGAGCTGTTGGAAGAGATGCTGGACAACGGCTTTCCGTTGGCAACCGAGTCCAACGTCCTCAAAGAGATGATCAGGCCTCCCACCATCCTGCGATCAGTCGTCAATACACTCACAG GAAGTAGTAATGTCGGAGACACGCTGCCAACTGGTCAATTGTCCAATATCCCCTGGAGGCGGGCTGGTGTTAAATACACCAATAATGAGGCATATTTTGATGTAATAGAGGAAATTGATGCCATTCTGGACAAATCAG GTACGACTGTATTTGCAGAGATCCAGGGTGTAATTGAAGCCTGCGTGAGGCTCACTGGGATGCCTGACCTCACTCTGTCCTTTATG AATCCTCGTCTTCTCGATGATGTGAGTTTTCACCCGTGTGTGCGGTTTAAGCGCTGGGAGTCAGAGCGAGTCCTCTCTTTCATCCCGCCAGACGGAAACTTCACGCTCATGAGCTATCACGTCAGCTCTCAAAA tGTCGTGGCCATGCCGGTTTACGTGAAGCAGAACATCAGTTTCTTTGAGACGGGATCTTGCGGTCGCCTGGACATCACTATTGGACCCAAGCAGACCATGGGGAAGACGGTGGAGGGCTTGATGGTCACCATCCACATGCCTAAAGCTGTGCTCAGCGCCAACCTCACAGCCACACAGGGAAACTACACCTACGACCTTGCTACCAAG GTTTTGGTTTGGGATATCGGGAAACTGAACCCTCAGAAGCTTCCTAACCTGCGAGGTAGTCTGAGTATGCAGTCAGGAGCCCCCAAACCTGAAGATAACCCCTCACTCAACATTGACCTGAAGATACAGCAGCTGGCCATATCAG GTCTTAAAGTGAGTCGTCTTGACATGTACGGAGAGAAGTACAAACCATTTAAAGGGGTCAAATATTTGACTAAAGCAGGGAAATTCCAAGTGCGGACCTGA
- the adka gene encoding adenosine kinase isoform X2: MSAASPNSLFGMGNPLLDICAVVDKDFLDKYTLKPNDQILAEDKHKALFEEIVKKFKVEYHAGGATQNSIKIAQWMIQEPHNVGTFFGCIGKDKFGEILKQKAKEAHIDAHYYEQDKEPTGTCAACITGDNRSLVANLAAANCYKKDKHLDLEENWKLVEKAKVYYIAGFFLTVSLESILKVAKHASENNKLFCLNLSAPFICQFFKDNLMQVMPYVDVLFGNETEAAAFAKEQNFDTKDIKEIAKKAQALPKENKKRQRIVVLTQGKSETAMATGDKVETFPVLKIDPKDIVDTNGAGDAFVGGFLSELVQEKPLDQCVKAAHYAANVIIRRAGCTFPEKPDFN; encoded by the exons atGTCTGCTGCAAG CCCTAATTCACTCTTTGGGATGGGAAACCCCTTACTGGACATCTGTGCTGTGGTGGACAAGGACTTCTTGGACAA GTATACCTTGAAGCCCAACGATCAGATCCTGgcagaagacaaacacaaagcGCT attTGAGGAGATAGTAAAGAAATTCAAAGTCGAGTACCACGCTGGAGGAGCCACACAGAACTCCATAAAGATTGCTCAG TGGATGATCCAAGAACCCCATAACGTGGGAACATTCTTTGGCTGCATTGGCAAAGACAAGTTTGGAGAGATCCTGAAGCAGAAGGCCAAGGAAGCCCACATCGATGCCCACTACTACGAGCAAGATAAAGAGCCCACAGGGACATGTGCCGCTTGTATCACCGGAGATAACAG GTCTCTGGTTGCTAACCTAGCTGCTGCTAACTGTTATAAGAAAGATAAACATCTAGACCTGGAAGAAAACTGGAAGCTGGTGGAAAAAGCTAAAGTCTACTATATTGCT GGATTCTTCTTGACTGTCTCTCTGGAGTCCATCCTGAAAGTGGCGAAGCACGCATCCGAAAATAACAAGCTGTTCTGCCTGAACCTCTCTGCACCCTTCATCTGCCAGTTCTTCAAGGACAACCTCATGCAGGTCATGCCCTACGTTGATGTGCTGTTCGGCAATGAGACG GAGGCAGCTGCGTTCGCTAAAGAGCAAAATTTCGAT ACGAAGGACATTAAGGAAATTGCCAAAAAGGCCCAGGCTTTgcccaaagaaaacaaaaagagacagaggattGTCGTGTTGACTCAAGGAAAGAGTGAAACGGCTATGGCCACAG GTGACAAAGTCGAGACTTTCCCTGTGCTGAAGATTGATCCCAAGGACATTGTGGACACAAACGGTGCAGGTGATGCCTTTGTAGGAG GTTTCCTGTCTGAGCTGGTCCAGGAGAAACCGCTGGATCAGTGCGTGAAGGCGGCTCACTACGCTGCCAACGTCATCATCAGACGAGCAGGTTGCACCTTCCCAGAGAAGCCCGACTTCAACTGA
- the LOC121911583 gene encoding dual specificity phosphatase 29 — translation MSSCEVKSRGKNPYTAVQVDPDSDYITPGTLDLEQLFWTGTGAQYAHVNQVWPGVFIGDEKTALERPGLRDLGITHVLNAAEGKWNNVLTGADYYADMDIQYYGVEADDKPTFNISQYFCSATQFIHEALSHPQNKVLVHCVMGRSRSASLVLAYLMMKHNLTVVDAIEHVRQRRCILPNHGFLKQLRALDIALQEEKLRQKRQTQDINNVQ, via the exons ATGTCCTCTTGTGAGGTGAAATCCAGAGGAAAAAACCCGTACACGGCAGTTCAGGTGGACCCAGACAGCGATTATATCACACCAGGAACATTAGACCTGGAACAGCTGTTCTGGACGGGCACTGGTGCTCAATACGCACACGTCAACCAAGTGTGGCCTGGTGTTTTCATCGGGGATGA gaaGACGGCTCTGGAGCGGCCTGGCCTGAGGGATTTGGGTATTACACATGTCCTGAATGCAGCGGAGGGGAAGTGGAATAATGTGCTGACTGGTGCTGATTATTACGCCGACATGGACATCCAGTACTATGGTGTTGAAGCTGATGACAAACCCACCTTCAACATCTCCCAGTACTTCTGCTCTGCAACCCAGTTCATCCACGAGGCCCTCAGTCACCCACAGA ACAAGGTGCTGGTTCACTGTGTGATGGGTCGCAGCAGGTCGGCGTCCCTGGTTTTGGCATACCTGATGATGAAACACAACTTGACTGTGGTGGATGCTATTGAGCACGTGCGACAGCGCCGTTGCATCCTGCCCAATCACGGCTTCCTAAAACAACTCAGAGCTCTGGACATCGCACTGCAAGAGGAGAAACTGCGACAAAAAAGACAGACTCAAGATATAAATAATGTACAATAG